The following coding sequences lie in one Terriglobales bacterium genomic window:
- a CDS encoding substrate-binding domain-containing protein: MPTRTGKCTNFGMCNKADSRELITIAEGKAFACPECNRALGPIWKAPQSQRKSPVQAVVALLVIVLAGGAIYFFWPQISARLHGNAAASSTGAILKLSGSNTIGAALAPALAEGFLRQQGATEVKTVPGDKEDEVRVQGIMPGDSAPRVIEIHAHGSATAFEDLQKNACDVGMASRKIKPAEAGQLASFGDMTSPASEHVLGLDGIAVIVSKTNPVESLSKSQVAQLFTGEINNWSQVGGPSAPVNVFARNDKSGTYDTFKTLVLGSKPLVASAHRVEDSRELSDSVAKDPSAIGFIGLPYVQSAKAIAVSDSGSRSLMPNRMTVATEDYPLSRRLFFYTPASPPNDLTLKFINFALSSEGQNIVEKIGFVGQNVQPVAGPVPTGAPTEYRRLIEGAQRLSLNFRFRAGKSDLDNKAVDDLDRVVTFLTDLHYSGDNIFLLGFADNKGSARVNCDLSKKRAESVKEQFILRGVRPSTTAAFCSELPVASNDSEDGRDKNRRVEIWLKK; the protein is encoded by the coding sequence ATGCCAACCCGTACCGGAAAGTGCACCAATTTCGGCATGTGCAATAAAGCCGACAGCCGTGAACTCATCACCATAGCAGAAGGCAAAGCATTCGCCTGTCCGGAATGCAATCGGGCCCTGGGCCCGATCTGGAAAGCTCCGCAGTCGCAGAGGAAGTCTCCCGTCCAGGCCGTGGTTGCCTTGCTGGTGATCGTGCTCGCAGGAGGAGCAATCTACTTTTTCTGGCCACAGATTTCTGCCCGGCTTCATGGTAACGCTGCTGCTTCCTCTACCGGAGCGATTCTCAAGCTAAGCGGCTCGAACACCATCGGCGCTGCTTTGGCGCCGGCCCTGGCTGAAGGGTTTCTCAGGCAGCAGGGGGCAACCGAAGTAAAAACCGTTCCCGGTGACAAAGAGGACGAGGTGCGCGTCCAGGGCATCATGCCGGGCGACTCCGCTCCCCGGGTGATTGAGATTCACGCTCACGGTTCGGCAACTGCATTTGAAGATCTGCAGAAGAACGCCTGTGATGTCGGCATGGCCTCGCGCAAGATCAAGCCCGCCGAAGCCGGCCAGCTCGCAAGCTTTGGGGACATGACCTCACCCGCGTCCGAGCACGTCTTAGGACTCGACGGCATCGCCGTGATCGTAAGCAAAACCAACCCCGTAGAGTCGCTCAGTAAAAGTCAGGTTGCGCAGTTGTTTACCGGGGAAATTAACAATTGGTCGCAAGTCGGCGGCCCCAGTGCGCCCGTCAACGTGTTCGCGCGCAATGATAAGTCGGGGACCTATGACACCTTCAAAACTCTTGTGCTGGGCAGCAAACCTCTGGTCGCCTCCGCTCACAGAGTGGAAGATAGCCGCGAACTTTCCGATTCCGTTGCCAAAGATCCCAGTGCTATTGGCTTCATCGGGTTGCCCTACGTTCAATCGGCCAAGGCCATTGCCGTCTCTGACAGTGGCAGCCGCTCGCTCATGCCGAATCGCATGACGGTTGCGACGGAAGATTATCCGCTCTCACGCCGCCTATTCTTTTATACCCCTGCCAGCCCGCCCAACGATCTGACTCTCAAGTTCATAAATTTCGCTTTATCCAGCGAGGGACAAAACATCGTCGAGAAGATCGGCTTCGTCGGCCAAAACGTGCAGCCGGTTGCCGGTCCCGTTCCGACTGGTGCGCCGACTGAATACCGCCGGCTTATCGAGGGCGCGCAGAGGTTGTCGTTGAATTTTCGCTTCCGTGCCGGGAAATCCGACCTGGACAACAAAGCGGTAGATGATCTCGACCGCGTCGTCACCTTTTTGACCGATCTGCATTATTCCGGCGACAACATCTTCCTTCTCGGATTTGCCGACAATAAAGGAAGCGCGCGCGTGAATTGTGATCTCTCCAAGAAGCGCGCCGAATCTGTGAAAGAGCAGTTCATTTTGCGGGGAGTGCGGCCGTCAACCACCGCGGCCTTTTGTTCTGAACTTCCCGTAGCATCCAACGACTCCGAAGACGGACGCGACAAGAACCGCCGCGTCGAAATCTGGTTGAAAAAATGA
- a CDS encoding tubulin-like doman-containing protein, which yields MINNHLVIGLGGTGGKVLRYLRKTVCQNFRSEGPVGVNVRYLYVDSSDESMVPEDPTSPWKVVDHNVQLSKISGEDLTSVLENPEVYPGISPWIGDREMFRSVFNSAAAGGITGGQKRRLGRLLFAGGVTWFRWQVETLVKEMEAGSPAPVTFHVCCGLAGGIGSGCVVDAVSQIRALYPDKHYRILVYALLPERNPGASRAGANYHANGYAALMELNALSVGAFKPHDLSGERKDRLVQQDPFNCCYLFSDENEDQNKLDVDKEIPELVSAFLYQKIVAVKDMVWDSLRQQETFENMDSRAEESPFTRNAERSRQFFTFGIKQIIYPEEEIQEYLTYTFARQAALQLQFNHWIESRGYSEGPGTRNFTEFVRLKETLQRWCLSDEHLVLSEGILPDEVKNKRWKPINAFWLNLVPNLMSHVHESFDRNERVWLEELSKLCEAAFSQNYRDVGVQSFYETPREKIGGYVRELCVRIEKELFQEWIAGLRSMHDISRILAALLASLEEREQQMEGKLAKHRQMEEEAAARVASHAAEWSRLGVIAGKGKRETLLNAQIESLQQLYIYRTRIEGLGFAVKLLPALISEVAMLASEADHCAAMMVEVIKDFTARVAERCSDAGQAGVQKPVIRFYQPEAVKNFVKAVVRDRAEQQKHSTTVRAALARLLGANHGFASFNLRVPKEKFADILEITSLKNVVAAHNNYVAATSPDARILQLSVLERLQHQYQEDPQALRAYLADVVSRARPYLRFSQAEITRQGPGTFPGEGFVSCLSIILPEAAHAAGFLGALRSEFEKAAAGAKVEVISNAKAREITLVNITNLFPVRFIQQAEFLREKYEQRIRASNSEQARMELHLESEGPALPNLYVEDVEPRKFLAYLMIGKAMHVVQTLEDPSTGLKNLYLVNQGEAGADNPPVSLGRDINEAISESNKLTFDALVATIQPLLKKEYLHVQKREALSASVQSQVEEIKARRKNPSDKVYRMFYNAGEAAVVLLGTRQ from the coding sequence ATGATCAATAATCACCTCGTCATAGGACTCGGTGGAACCGGCGGAAAGGTCTTGCGCTATTTACGCAAGACGGTCTGTCAGAACTTCCGCAGTGAAGGCCCTGTGGGGGTGAATGTCCGCTATCTCTACGTAGACTCCAGCGACGAGAGTATGGTTCCTGAAGATCCCACCAGCCCATGGAAGGTCGTGGACCATAACGTACAGCTCAGCAAGATCTCAGGCGAGGACCTGACTTCGGTATTGGAAAATCCTGAGGTTTATCCGGGGATCAGCCCCTGGATCGGCGACCGCGAAATGTTTCGCAGTGTATTCAACTCCGCTGCTGCCGGAGGTATCACTGGCGGTCAGAAGCGGCGTCTGGGAAGGCTGTTGTTTGCTGGTGGCGTGACCTGGTTCCGCTGGCAAGTGGAGACACTGGTCAAGGAAATGGAAGCTGGCAGTCCGGCCCCGGTGACGTTTCACGTCTGCTGTGGTCTGGCGGGCGGCATCGGCAGCGGATGCGTTGTGGATGCTGTTTCCCAGATCCGGGCGCTGTATCCCGACAAGCATTACCGCATCCTGGTTTATGCTTTGCTGCCGGAACGAAATCCGGGCGCAAGCCGTGCCGGTGCCAACTACCACGCCAACGGTTATGCAGCACTGATGGAGCTGAACGCGCTCAGTGTCGGCGCTTTCAAGCCGCACGACTTGTCAGGCGAGAGGAAAGACCGGCTCGTGCAGCAGGACCCATTCAACTGCTGTTACCTGTTTTCCGACGAGAACGAAGACCAGAACAAACTTGATGTGGACAAGGAAATTCCTGAGCTGGTTTCTGCATTTCTATATCAGAAGATCGTCGCCGTAAAAGACATGGTCTGGGATTCTCTGCGACAGCAGGAGACCTTCGAGAACATGGATAGCCGCGCCGAAGAATCTCCCTTCACCCGCAATGCCGAGCGCTCCCGCCAGTTCTTCACCTTTGGCATCAAGCAGATTATCTATCCGGAAGAAGAGATCCAGGAGTATCTGACCTACACCTTCGCACGTCAGGCAGCCCTGCAACTGCAATTCAATCACTGGATCGAATCCCGCGGATATTCCGAAGGTCCCGGCACCCGGAATTTCACCGAGTTCGTTCGCCTGAAGGAAACACTGCAGCGCTGGTGTCTGTCAGACGAGCACCTGGTCCTCTCCGAAGGTATTTTGCCCGATGAGGTCAAGAACAAGCGCTGGAAGCCCATCAACGCCTTCTGGCTCAACCTGGTGCCCAACCTGATGTCGCACGTCCACGAGTCGTTCGACAGAAACGAGCGCGTCTGGCTGGAGGAGTTGTCGAAGCTTTGCGAGGCCGCCTTTTCCCAGAACTATCGCGACGTCGGCGTGCAAAGTTTTTACGAGACCCCGCGCGAGAAGATCGGCGGCTACGTCCGCGAACTCTGCGTACGCATTGAAAAAGAGCTTTTCCAGGAATGGATCGCGGGCCTGCGGTCTATGCATGATATCTCACGCATTCTGGCAGCGCTTCTGGCCTCGCTCGAAGAGCGCGAGCAGCAGATGGAAGGCAAGCTCGCCAAACACCGGCAAATGGAAGAGGAGGCCGCAGCCCGCGTCGCCTCCCATGCCGCCGAGTGGTCTCGCCTGGGCGTGATTGCCGGCAAGGGGAAACGCGAGACCCTGCTGAATGCGCAGATCGAATCCCTGCAGCAGTTGTATATCTATCGCACGCGCATCGAAGGCCTGGGATTTGCCGTGAAGCTGTTGCCGGCGCTCATCAGCGAGGTGGCCATGCTGGCCTCAGAGGCTGATCACTGCGCGGCCATGATGGTTGAGGTCATCAAAGACTTCACCGCACGCGTCGCCGAGCGCTGCTCCGATGCCGGCCAGGCCGGCGTGCAGAAACCGGTCATCCGCTTCTATCAACCCGAGGCGGTCAAAAACTTTGTCAAAGCCGTGGTCCGTGACCGCGCCGAGCAGCAGAAGCACAGCACCACCGTGCGCGCCGCACTGGCCCGGCTGCTGGGAGCGAATCACGGCTTCGCCAGCTTCAATCTTCGCGTTCCCAAAGAAAAGTTTGCGGACATTCTGGAAATCACCAGCCTGAAAAACGTGGTCGCGGCGCACAACAACTATGTTGCCGCCACCTCTCCTGATGCGCGGATTTTGCAGTTGAGCGTCTTAGAGCGACTGCAGCACCAGTATCAGGAAGATCCCCAGGCGCTGCGGGCGTATCTCGCCGATGTTGTTTCCCGCGCTAGGCCTTATCTGCGCTTCAGTCAGGCCGAGATCACGCGCCAGGGCCCCGGCACGTTTCCGGGCGAGGGATTCGTCTCCTGCCTTTCCATCATCCTCCCCGAGGCTGCCCACGCTGCGGGATTTCTCGGGGCGCTGCGCAGTGAATTTGAGAAGGCGGCGGCCGGAGCCAAGGTCGAGGTGATCAGCAACGCCAAAGCCCGGGAAATCACCCTGGTGAACATCACCAATCTGTTCCCGGTTCGCTTCATCCAGCAAGCCGAATTCCTGCGCGAGAAATATGAGCAGCGCATCAGGGCCAGCAACTCCGAGCAGGCCAGAATGGAGCTGCACCTGGAAAGCGAAGGCCCGGCCCTGCCGAACCTCTACGTGGAGGACGTTGAACCCAGAAAGTTCCTGGCCTACCTGATGATCGGCAAAGCCATGCACGTGGTGCAGACCCTGGAGGACCCCTCGACCGGCCTCAAAAATCTCTACCTGGTCAATCAGGGCGAGGCAGGAGCAGACAATCCTCCGGTCTCTCTGGGACGTGATATCAACGAGGCCATCAGTGAATCCAACAAGCTCACCTTCGACGCGCTGGTGGCGACCATTCAGCCGCTGCTGAAAAAAGAGTATCTGCACGTGCAGAAGAGAGAGGCTTTGAGCGCCTCGGTGCAGTCGCAGGTGGAAGAGATCAAGGCCAGGCGCAAGAATCCGTCGGATAAGGTCTATCGCATGTTTTATAACGCGGGAGAAGCTGCTGTAGTCCTCCTGGGAACCAGACAATAA
- a CDS encoding ABC transporter ATP-binding protein, translated as MLSVENLNVFFRAADGKQPPAVRDVSFSLQPGEVLGLVGESGSGKSVTSLAIMRLLPPQASIEGKILFQGENLLRIPEEKMRDLRGAQISMIFQEPMTALNPVMRVGDQVAEAARAHGKTSRKEAYAQAVQALNDVAITDAARRARDFPHQLSGGMRQRVMVAMAIVNRPRLLIADEPTTALDVTVQAQVLELLAELRRKFGLAMLLISHDLAVVSQVADRVAVMYGGSIVEMGTVEAIFRRAVHPYTAGLLQAAPTLHSNRSAPLATIEGSVPSPDRFPPGCAFEPRCAIRIPQCRVSLPPLLEAEPGHWARCPVGVQHMEIKTG; from the coding sequence ATGCTTTCGGTTGAGAACCTTAACGTCTTTTTTCGGGCCGCTGACGGCAAACAGCCACCTGCCGTGCGGGATGTTTCTTTCTCGCTGCAGCCGGGTGAGGTGCTGGGACTGGTGGGAGAATCCGGTTCAGGTAAATCGGTAACCAGCCTGGCGATTATGCGGCTGCTGCCACCACAGGCGAGCATCGAAGGAAAAATTTTGTTTCAGGGCGAGAACCTGCTGCGGATCCCGGAAGAAAAGATGCGCGACCTGCGGGGCGCGCAGATTTCCATGATCTTCCAGGAGCCCATGACTGCGCTCAACCCGGTCATGCGGGTCGGCGACCAGGTTGCCGAGGCGGCGAGGGCGCACGGAAAAACTTCCAGGAAAGAAGCTTACGCTCAGGCGGTGCAAGCGCTCAACGATGTTGCTATTACGGATGCCGCGCGGCGGGCACGGGATTTTCCGCATCAACTTTCGGGAGGCATGCGCCAGCGGGTAATGGTTGCTATGGCGATTGTGAACCGGCCGCGGCTGCTGATTGCCGACGAGCCAACCACCGCACTCGACGTAACCGTGCAAGCCCAGGTGCTGGAGTTACTGGCAGAGCTGCGCCGCAAGTTCGGGTTGGCCATGCTGTTGATCTCGCACGACTTGGCAGTGGTCTCACAGGTGGCCGACCGGGTTGCGGTCATGTATGGCGGCAGCATAGTCGAGATGGGGACCGTGGAGGCCATCTTCCGGCGCGCGGTGCATCCTTATACAGCCGGGCTGTTGCAGGCGGCACCTACTCTGCACTCGAATCGGAGCGCGCCTTTAGCTACAATTGAAGGTTCGGTGCCCTCTCCCGATAGATTCCCCCCAGGATGCGCATTTGAGCCACGCTGCGCAATACGAATTCCGCAGTGTCGGGTGAGCTTGCCGCCGCTGCTTGAGGCGGAACCGGGACATTGGGCGCGTTGCCCGGTTGGGGTGCAGCATATGGAGATAAAGACCGGTTAG
- a CDS encoding metallophosphoesterase family protein produces the protein MRILFLTDIHANLEGMEACVASVPGHDMIVNLGDIVGYGASPNEVSDRSRELCHVFVRGNHDKACTGLAGIDDFNPIAGMAAIWTQQTLTVENLEWLRALPQGPIELENIWPANNDPLHAVKVQCVHGSPLDEDEYIIVMRDAYQPLLATDATITFFGHTHIQGGFCNHGEEWETLRPMYRTKRELESCDLAIMPEAKYLINPGSAGQPRDGDWRAACALLDTNENRVTFYRVPYDVKKAQDRIFSAKLPDRLALRLGEGR, from the coding sequence TTGCGAATTCTGTTTCTCACCGACATACATGCCAACCTGGAAGGGATGGAGGCATGCGTAGCCAGCGTACCGGGGCACGATATGATCGTCAATTTAGGCGACATCGTGGGCTATGGTGCTTCGCCCAATGAGGTCAGCGACCGCTCGCGCGAGTTGTGCCACGTCTTTGTACGCGGTAACCACGATAAAGCTTGCACGGGCCTCGCCGGCATTGACGACTTTAATCCGATTGCGGGCATGGCGGCCATATGGACCCAGCAAACCCTCACGGTAGAAAACCTGGAGTGGTTGCGCGCCCTGCCCCAGGGGCCGATTGAGCTGGAAAATATCTGGCCAGCAAATAATGATCCGCTCCATGCAGTGAAGGTACAGTGCGTACATGGGTCGCCTTTAGACGAAGATGAATACATCATCGTCATGCGCGATGCCTATCAACCGTTGCTGGCCACCGACGCTACCATTACCTTCTTCGGACACACGCATATCCAAGGCGGCTTCTGCAATCATGGAGAAGAATGGGAGACACTGCGTCCGATGTATCGCACCAAGCGCGAGCTGGAATCCTGTGACCTGGCCATTATGCCTGAGGCCAAATACCTCATTAATCCGGGATCGGCGGGACAGCCCCGCGACGGCGACTGGCGCGCAGCCTGCGCTCTGCTCGACACCAACGAAAACCGCGTCACGTTTTATCGCGTGCCTTACGACGTGAAAAAAGCGCAGGACCGGATCTTTTCGGCTAAGTTGCCGGACAGGTTGGCGTTGAGGTTGGGGGAAGGAAGATAG
- a CDS encoding RecQ family ATP-dependent DNA helicase yields the protein MAALRRYWGYDSFRPLQEKVIASLVAGHDTCVVMPTGGGKSLCYQLPAAMLPQQTVIVISPLIALMQDQIAQLTQMGIAAGMLNSSLATEEQSRITRKASEGHYRLLYLSPERLARADTIAWLKRVPIALFAIDEAHCISEWGHEFRPEYRQLSSLRDRFPGLPIAAFTASATRQVRHDIIDQLRLRNPHKYIASFHRTNLRYVTKECEPGTQPDLLVRTLKQYSGSNIIVYAPTINKVEETVDFLEEQGIAAVAYHGKMENDMRRRNQERWMSDEVRVLVGTIAFGLGINKAAVRAVVHLALPKSVEQYYQEAGRAGRDGQPADCILLWQKRDVGLLTYFVEQIADPAEKERAWQRYHQIRRYAASTTCRHRQICSHFGETPKWESCGACDICGPAIEWLSGPVFVPRLPRQKFVSPIVGSGPSMRAERGARHRSSDINQDINQNADPNADINNDLREYLREWRRAAAKEQGVPAFVVMHDTSLEELCRVQPDSLAGLRGVYGFGERKTELYGRQILNAIKQFSDGARARQASEKKLAPAEETVLLIGKGHSLEQIANLRGRQLGSVVSLVAAMVERGELEFQPAWVDAGKCAQIEAACAQHGMQRLKLLKDALPPEITFEEIRLVIARLRRTEGQHA from the coding sequence TTGGCGGCACTGCGTCGCTATTGGGGTTACGACTCGTTCCGTCCACTGCAGGAAAAAGTCATCGCCAGTCTGGTGGCAGGCCATGACACCTGTGTAGTCATGCCTACGGGCGGCGGAAAGTCGTTGTGTTATCAATTGCCGGCCGCGATGTTGCCGCAGCAGACTGTGATTGTGATTTCTCCTCTGATCGCCCTGATGCAGGACCAAATCGCGCAACTCACCCAGATGGGAATCGCTGCCGGAATGTTAAACAGTTCGCTCGCCACTGAAGAACAATCCAGGATCACACGCAAGGCGTCGGAGGGGCACTACCGTCTTCTGTATCTCTCCCCGGAACGGCTCGCGCGCGCGGATACGATCGCTTGGCTGAAGCGTGTGCCCATCGCGCTGTTTGCCATTGATGAGGCGCATTGCATCTCGGAGTGGGGCCACGAATTCCGTCCGGAGTACCGGCAGCTCAGCTCGCTGCGCGATCGTTTTCCCGGCCTTCCTATCGCCGCGTTTACCGCCAGCGCCACCCGGCAGGTGCGTCACGACATCATTGATCAGCTCCGGCTGCGCAATCCTCATAAATATATTGCCAGCTTTCATCGGACCAACCTTCGCTATGTGACGAAGGAGTGCGAGCCGGGTACGCAACCCGATCTTCTTGTGCGAACACTCAAACAATATTCAGGCAGCAATATCATTGTTTACGCGCCCACGATCAATAAAGTCGAGGAAACGGTGGACTTCCTGGAAGAGCAGGGAATTGCCGCGGTTGCGTATCACGGAAAGATGGAAAATGACATGCGCCGGCGCAACCAGGAACGCTGGATGTCCGACGAAGTTCGCGTGCTCGTGGGAACGATCGCGTTCGGGTTAGGCATCAACAAAGCGGCCGTACGCGCCGTGGTCCATCTTGCGCTGCCGAAATCAGTCGAGCAGTATTACCAGGAGGCCGGACGCGCGGGGCGCGACGGACAGCCGGCCGATTGCATTCTGCTCTGGCAGAAGCGCGATGTGGGGTTGCTGACTTATTTCGTCGAGCAGATTGCTGATCCGGCGGAAAAAGAGCGCGCCTGGCAACGCTATCACCAGATTCGCCGCTATGCCGCATCCACTACTTGCCGCCATCGTCAGATTTGTTCCCACTTTGGCGAGACCCCGAAATGGGAATCGTGCGGGGCTTGTGATATATGCGGTCCCGCAATCGAGTGGCTGTCCGGTCCTGTTTTCGTGCCCCGTCTACCGCGGCAAAAATTTGTCTCGCCGATTGTTGGCAGCGGGCCTTCAATGCGGGCAGAACGCGGCGCACGGCATCGGAGTTCAGACATAAATCAGGACATAAACCAAAACGCAGATCCAAACGCAGATATAAATAACGACCTGCGCGAATATCTTCGCGAATGGCGCCGCGCTGCCGCCAAGGAGCAGGGGGTCCCCGCTTTTGTCGTAATGCACGACACCTCGCTGGAAGAATTGTGCCGCGTGCAGCCCGATTCGCTGGCCGGCCTGCGGGGCGTTTACGGATTCGGGGAACGCAAGACCGAGCTGTATGGCCGGCAGATATTGAACGCAATCAAGCAGTTTAGCGATGGCGCGCGGGCACGGCAAGCGTCTGAAAAGAAGTTGGCCCCCGCGGAAGAAACAGTCTTGTTGATCGGGAAGGGACACAGCCTTGAGCAGATCGCAAACCTTCGTGGCCGCCAACTCGGCAGCGTTGTGTCTCTGGTGGCGGCGATGGTGGAACGTGGAGAGTTGGAGTTTCAACCCGCCTGGGTTGATGCCGGAAAATGCGCGCAGATTGAAGCAGCCTGCGCCCAGCACGGAATGCAGCGCCTCAAGCTGCTCAAAGATGCTTTGCCCCCGGAAATAACCTTCGAAGAAATCAGACTTGTCATCGCGCGTCTGCGCAGGACTGAAGGACAGCACGCGTAG
- a CDS encoding ribonuclease HI family protein, protein MAPRPKTTSQSALFKSSEPSSKLPVVTVNIDGGARGNPGLAGYGVVFKDASGKKIAELSRYLGIQTNNFAEYSGLVAALEFAVEQGYKALKVFSDSELMVRQITGVYKVKSPELRELYDKAQALIRKLESFRIEHVRREFNREADRLANHAMDEGK, encoded by the coding sequence ATGGCCCCTCGTCCTAAAACCACCTCTCAATCGGCGCTTTTTAAGAGCAGCGAACCTTCTTCCAAATTGCCTGTGGTAACCGTGAACATTGACGGCGGTGCACGCGGAAATCCGGGGCTGGCCGGCTACGGGGTAGTTTTCAAAGACGCCTCGGGGAAAAAGATCGCTGAGCTAAGCCGTTACCTCGGGATCCAGACCAATAATTTTGCCGAATATTCCGGGCTGGTTGCGGCGCTGGAGTTTGCGGTAGAGCAAGGTTACAAGGCGCTGAAGGTCTTCAGCGATTCGGAGTTGATGGTCAGACAGATCACCGGCGTTTACAAGGTCAAAAGCCCGGAGCTGCGCGAATTGTATGACAAAGCCCAGGCGTTGATACGCAAGCTGGAATCGTTTCGCATTGAGCACGTGCGACGCGAGTTCAACCGCGAAGCGGACAGGCTGGCGAACCATGCGATGGATGAAGGGAAATAG